The Candidatus Schneideria nysicola genome contains a region encoding:
- a CDS encoding 5'-3' exonuclease: MIPRDNKSFIIIDGSFHLYRSYYVFSSIFSKKTHQPIGAIYGVLNTIKKILITFQPEYIAIVFDTNGKNFRSDIFSEYKLHRSPMPDNLRRQINPLLNIIQKLELPILSISGVEADDVIGTLALEAEKNGLNVIISTGDKDMAQLVSRHVSLLYHNNKINSLIGPEEIQLKFGISPNFFVDYLALVGDKSDNIPGVPGIGVKTALYLLKHIGHIKRLYENLEVIPHLKKLRSAKITAKNLKKYRELAFLSYQLATIKTDVALEQQSYQAFKIKKLHTDFLHLIIQEFNLI, from the coding sequence ATGATACCAAGAGATAACAAATCATTTATTATTATTGATGGATCCTTTCATTTATATCGTTCTTATTATGTTTTTTCATCAATTTTTAGTAAAAAGACTCACCAACCTATTGGTGCAATATACGGAGTATTGAATACTATAAAAAAAATATTGATAACATTTCAACCGGAATATATAGCAATAGTATTTGATACGAATGGAAAAAATTTTCGTAGTGATATTTTTTCAGAATATAAATTGCATCGTAGTCCAATGCCTGATAATTTGCGAAGACAGATTAACCCTCTATTGAATATTATTCAAAAATTAGAATTACCTATACTTAGTATATCCGGAGTAGAAGCGGATGATGTCATTGGTACTTTAGCTCTAGAAGCAGAAAAAAATGGTTTAAATGTAATAATTAGTACAGGTGATAAAGATATGGCACAGCTGGTTTCAAGACACGTGTCTCTTTTATACCATAATAATAAAATTAATAGTCTTATTGGACCGGAAGAAATCCAATTGAAATTTGGTATATCACCCAATTTTTTTGTTGACTATTTAGCCTTAGTAGGGGATAAATCTGATAATATTCCTGGCGTACCTGGTATTGGAGTCAAAACAGCTCTCTATCTTCTCAAACACATCGGACATATAAAAAGACTATATGAAAATCTTGAAGTCATTCCGCACTTAAAAAAATTGAGATCGGCGAAAATTACGGCTAAGAATCTAAAAAAATATCGCGAATTAGCCTTTCTCTCCTATCAACTCGCTACTATAAAAACAGACGTCGCATTAGAACAACAATCTTATCAAGCATTTAAAATAAAAAAACTTCATACAGACTTTCTCCATCTGATCATACAAGAATTCAATCTAATTTGA
- the pssA gene encoding CDP-diacylglycerol--serine O-phosphatidyltransferase, translating to MINKHIKYLAQLPKIAQSIEDIHTLYNPDAFFYTLLQSIKNAKKRIYLVILFLEKDKGGYKILNALYQAKRYNPILETVVLVDWYRAQRGRIGSNSIYTNADWYYQMAQHYPDIDVPIYGVPINIHEALGVLHLKGCIIDDTIIYSGASLNNVYLHQSEKYRSDRYQIIHNPLLAEVFLNYIHRQLLIMPPVVQINSLIVNKKKNTKNKNKIRLFRQSLRYANYIFKNSANDDELAITPLVGLGKKSLLNQTIHHLICSTKKKLIICTPYFNMPMLLIRDFIALLKREKKIEVIIGDKIANDFYIPEDQPFKIIGAIPYLYEVNLRHFIIRLQQYIENDQLLIRLWKDGNNSYHLKGIWVDDEWQLLTGNNFNPRSWRLDLENALLVHDPKNLLLEQRKQELFFIRSHTKKITHFTQIQKISEYPNKIKKIIRGLRGIRIDKLIKQIL from the coding sequence TTGATTAATAAACATATAAAATATCTCGCACAATTACCGAAAATTGCTCAGTCTATTGAGGATATACATACATTATATAATCCCGATGCTTTTTTTTATACTTTATTACAATCTATTAAGAATGCTAAAAAACGTATCTATCTAGTTATTTTATTTTTAGAAAAAGATAAAGGAGGGTATAAAATACTTAATGCTTTGTATCAAGCTAAAAGATATAATCCTATACTTGAGACAGTAGTATTAGTTGATTGGTATCGTGCACAACGTGGTCGTATTGGTTCAAATTCCATATATACCAATGCGGATTGGTATTATCAAATGGCTCAGCATTATCCGGATATAGATGTGCCAATCTATGGTGTTCCAATAAATATCCATGAAGCGTTAGGAGTATTACATTTAAAAGGGTGTATTATTGATGACACTATAATATATAGCGGAGCTAGTTTAAATAATGTATACCTTCATCAAAGTGAAAAATATCGATCCGATCGATATCAAATTATCCACAATCCATTATTAGCAGAAGTGTTTCTAAATTATATTCATAGACAATTACTTATCATGCCTCCTGTTGTACAAATAAATAGCCTAATAGTGAATAAAAAGAAAAATACAAAAAATAAAAATAAAATACGATTATTTCGACAATCATTAAGATATGCGAATTATATTTTTAAAAATAGTGCTAATGATGATGAATTAGCTATAACACCATTAGTAGGATTAGGGAAAAAAAGTCTTTTAAATCAGACCATACATCATCTCATATGTTCTACTAAGAAAAAATTGATAATATGTACCCCATATTTCAATATGCCAATGTTATTAATACGTGATTTTATTGCTCTTCTTAAGAGAGAGAAAAAAATAGAAGTTATTATTGGTGATAAAATAGCGAATGATTTTTATATACCTGAAGATCAACCATTTAAAATAATTGGAGCAATACCTTATTTATATGAAGTTAACTTACGCCACTTTATCATCCGTTTACAACAATATATCGAAAATGATCAATTACTAATCAGATTATGGAAAGACGGTAATAATAGCTATCATCTTAAAGGAATATGGGTAGATGATGAATGGCAACTATTAACAGGTAATAACTTTAATCCTCGATCTTGGCGTTTAGATTTAGAAAATGCCTTATTAGTTCATGATCCGAAAAACTTATTATTAGAACAAAGAAAACAGGAACTATTTTTCATTCGTTCCCATACGAAAAAAATTACTCATTTTACCCAAATTCAAAAAATTTCTGAATATCCTAATAAGATAAAAAAGATTATTAGAGGGTTAAGAGGTATCCGTATAGATAAATTGATCAAACAAATTCTTTAA
- the dsbB gene encoding disulfide bond formation protein DsbB, translating into MFHFNNIFTYRIFWFVLILSALIWECIVLLLQYFFYFKPCVLCIYQRGALYGIILAGLIGIIAPNKKICRYSGILLCIYSAIEGMYFAMKYVRRQLYPSPFDTCDFSISFPTYFRLDKWIPFIFNPIGDCLTKEKQFLLLEISQWSVIIFGLYLIIIVLILLINLFYYIRLFLRE; encoded by the coding sequence ATGTTTCATTTTAATAATATTTTTACATATCGTATATTTTGGTTCGTATTAATACTTTCTGCTTTAATTTGGGAATGTATTGTACTTCTCTTACAATACTTTTTTTATTTTAAACCCTGTGTTTTATGCATTTATCAACGCGGTGCTTTATATGGAATTATATTGGCAGGTTTAATTGGGATTATTGCCCCGAATAAAAAAATATGTCGATATAGTGGGATATTACTTTGTATTTATAGTGCTATAGAAGGAATGTATTTCGCTATGAAATATGTTAGAAGACAACTATATCCTTCACCTTTTGATACATGTGATTTCTCTATAAGTTTTCCTACTTATTTTCGCTTAGACAAATGGATCCCTTTTATATTTAATCCTATTGGAGATTGCTTAACAAAAGAGAAACAATTTTTATTGTTAGAGATTTCTCAATGGTCTGTTATTATATTTGGATTATATTTGATTATTATAGTCCTAATATTACTAATAAATTTATTCTATTATATCCGACTCTTTTTAAGAGAGTAA
- the mrdB gene encoding peptidoglycan glycosyltransferase MrdB (rod shape-determining protein RodA): MNNNSIWNKLYIDKILFLFITLILVYSIFLIWSASGQDIKMMERKIIQIFIGMVVMLLLAQVPPRKYESNALYLYIICILLLILVKLFGPINKGAQRWLNLSFLRFQPSEMAKIAVPLMVVRFINRDSYPPSFKATLIILVIIFIPTLLVATQPDLGTAILIAISGLFILFLSGISWKSIMITLSLFTAFLPILWNFFMHNYQKDRIMILFSPDLDPLGSGYHIIQSKIATGSGGFTGKGWLHGTQSQLEFLPERHTDFIFAVLGEELGFIGVLLLLVLYLGIIIRGLIIAIQAQNTFGRVITGSIILTLFAYVFINIGMVTGILPIVGIPLPLISYGGSSLIVLMASFGMIMSIHTHRKMLSKHL; this comes from the coding sequence ATGAATAATAATTCAATATGGAACAAACTATATATTGATAAAATATTATTTTTATTTATTACCTTAATTTTAGTTTACAGTATATTTTTAATATGGAGTGCAAGTGGACAAGATATAAAGATGATGGAACGTAAAATTATTCAAATTTTTATAGGTATGGTGGTAATGCTTCTACTTGCTCAAGTGCCACCAAGAAAATATGAATCGAATGCACTATATTTATATATAATTTGCATATTGTTATTAATTTTAGTAAAATTATTCGGTCCAATAAATAAAGGAGCACAACGTTGGTTAAATCTTTCATTTCTACGATTTCAACCTTCAGAAATGGCAAAGATAGCGGTTCCACTTATGGTAGTACGATTTATAAATCGAGATAGTTACCCCCCTTCTTTTAAAGCTACTCTTATTATATTAGTAATCATTTTTATTCCTACTTTACTAGTCGCAACTCAACCAGATCTTGGAACCGCTATATTAATAGCGATTTCGGGTTTATTTATACTTTTTTTATCTGGTATAAGTTGGAAATCTATTATGATAACTTTATCCTTATTCACTGCATTTCTACCCATATTATGGAATTTCTTTATGCATAACTATCAAAAGGATAGAATTATGATATTATTTTCTCCTGATCTAGATCCATTAGGTTCCGGTTATCACATAATCCAGTCTAAAATCGCTACTGGTTCAGGAGGATTTACCGGAAAAGGATGGTTACATGGGACTCAATCCCAACTTGAATTTCTACCGGAACGTCATACTGACTTTATTTTTGCTGTTTTAGGAGAAGAATTAGGATTTATTGGAGTACTCTTACTATTAGTACTATATTTAGGTATAATTATACGAGGATTAATTATTGCAATTCAAGCGCAAAATACTTTTGGACGTGTAATAACAGGGAGTATAATATTAACTTTATTTGCTTATGTTTTTATAAATATAGGTATGGTTACTGGAATACTTCCTATAGTTGGGATCCCACTACCCTTAATTAGTTATGGAGGTTCATCATTAATTGTCTTGATGGCCAGTTTCGGTATGATTATGTCTATACACACTCATAGGAAAATGTTATCAAAACATCTTTAA
- the mrdA gene encoding peptidoglycan DD-transpeptidase MrdA, with protein MIKKESIRNYLAESTLFLHRILIAIFVILLLNGILISNIYYLQIICFEKYRARSNENRIKILPLFPNRGMIYDRNGIPLALNRTIYQLEIIPEKIKDINKTVNDLQSIMDITVEDIMHFEKERKRARRFSSIPIKGNLSEIQHAIFSINQFHFPGVEIKSYQRRYYPYNTILTHAIGYVSKMNLSEIKNFQPKGLLSHSINNYDIGKLGIERYYEPILRGKMGYKEIEVNNYGKIIRQLRKKLPYPGKNIYLTLDIHLQCYVQKLLMNSRGAVIVVDPQDGGILSLVSNPSYNPNLFVEGISKKDYLGLIKDENCPLINRVTQGLYPPASTVKPYISVSAMTLGIINKNFSLFDPGWWKLPNSEKRYRDWKRCGHGQINVTKAIEESADTFFYQIAYDLGIDRLSEWMKKFGYGQYTGIDLLEESMGVMPNRDWKKHRFKKPWYQGDTIPVGIGQGYWTATPIQMSKALMALINNGLLRTPHLLLGIQDHEGIKTYKQHSCSQIGDPYSIFWKIVKDGMYGVANRPNGTAYRNFFNAPYKIAAKSGTAQVYSLKKNEFYNAKKVSKKLRDHKLMIAFAPYDKPRVGVVVILENGSGDLTAGSVTRKIMDYIFIQENNLNK; from the coding sequence ATGATAAAAAAAGAATCGATACGAAATTATTTAGCTGAATCAACATTATTTTTACACCGTATATTAATAGCTATTTTTGTAATTTTATTACTCAATGGAATTTTAATATCTAACATATATTATCTTCAAATTATTTGTTTTGAAAAATATAGAGCTCGTTCCAATGAAAATAGAATTAAAATTCTGCCACTTTTTCCGAATCGTGGAATGATATATGATCGTAATGGTATACCACTCGCATTAAATCGTACAATTTACCAATTAGAAATTATACCGGAAAAAATTAAAGACATAAATAAGACAGTAAATGATCTACAATCCATTATGGATATAACTGTAGAAGATATAATGCATTTTGAAAAAGAAAGAAAAAGAGCAAGACGTTTTTCCTCCATCCCTATTAAAGGGAACTTAAGTGAAATTCAACACGCTATTTTTTCTATTAATCAATTTCATTTTCCTGGTGTAGAGATAAAAAGTTATCAACGTCGTTACTATCCATATAATACTATTTTAACTCATGCTATTGGTTATGTTTCAAAAATGAACCTTTCAGAAATAAAAAATTTCCAACCTAAAGGATTATTAAGTCATTCTATTAATAATTACGATATTGGAAAATTAGGGATTGAACGTTACTATGAACCCATTTTAAGGGGAAAAATGGGTTATAAAGAAATAGAAGTTAATAATTACGGTAAAATCATACGACAATTAAGAAAAAAACTACCTTATCCCGGTAAAAATATCTATCTTACATTAGATATTCATCTGCAATGTTATGTTCAAAAATTACTAATGAATAGTAGAGGTGCCGTTATTGTTGTTGATCCCCAAGATGGGGGTATATTATCGCTTGTATCTAATCCTAGTTATAATCCTAATTTATTTGTAGAAGGTATCTCTAAAAAGGATTATCTAGGTTTAATAAAAGATGAAAACTGTCCTTTAATTAATCGTGTTACACAAGGATTGTATCCTCCTGCTTCTACAGTTAAACCATATATATCTGTATCAGCAATGACACTTGGTATTATTAATAAAAATTTTTCATTATTTGATCCAGGATGGTGGAAATTACCTAATTCAGAAAAAAGATATAGGGATTGGAAAAGATGTGGGCATGGTCAAATTAATGTGACTAAAGCAATTGAGGAATCAGCGGATACATTTTTTTATCAAATAGCTTATGATTTAGGTATTGATCGTTTATCAGAATGGATGAAAAAATTTGGATATGGTCAATACACAGGTATTGATCTTTTAGAGGAATCTATGGGAGTAATGCCCAATAGAGATTGGAAAAAACATCGTTTTAAAAAACCTTGGTATCAAGGAGATACCATTCCAGTTGGAATAGGACAAGGTTATTGGACAGCAACTCCAATTCAAATGTCAAAGGCACTTATGGCTTTAATTAACAATGGATTATTACGTACTCCACATCTATTATTAGGGATACAAGATCATGAAGGTATAAAAACTTATAAACAACATTCTTGTAGTCAAATAGGAGATCCTTATTCTATTTTTTGGAAAATAGTAAAAGACGGAATGTACGGTGTTGCTAATCGACCCAATGGGACAGCATATAGAAATTTTTTTAATGCCCCTTATAAGATAGCTGCAAAATCTGGTACTGCCCAAGTTTATAGTTTAAAAAAAAATGAATTTTATAATGCTAAAAAAGTTTCTAAAAAGTTAAGAGATCATAAACTAATGATTGCTTTTGCTCCATATGATAAACCTAGAGTAGGAGTAGTAGTCATTTTAGAAAATGGTAGTGGTGACTTAACGGCCGGTTCGGTAACTAGAAAAATTATGGATTATATTTTCATTCAAGAAAACAATCTAAACAAATAA
- the nadD gene encoding nicotinate-nucleotide adenylyltransferase, giving the protein MSTLLAFYGGTFDPIHYGHLKSAYALIQLIGLKKIIFMPNNIPPHRTQPKASPKQRLDMINLAISEMPKGIFTADDYELKNNSIPSWTVETFENQRIKYGLTISIGLIIGQDSFLTLPKWYRSRDLLNLCHILVCTRPGYPNIPFCSQTKWLADRMTNNPLDLFNKPAGLIYYATTTKLKISSSEIRNRYYIGKSCKSLLPESVNHYIQYTRLYR; this is encoded by the coding sequence TTGTCTACTTTACTTGCTTTTTATGGAGGAACTTTTGATCCTATTCATTATGGTCATTTAAAATCTGCTTATGCGTTAATACAACTTATTGGATTAAAAAAAATTATATTTATGCCTAATAATATTCCTCCACATCGAACTCAACCTAAAGCTTCTCCTAAACAAAGACTAGATATGATAAATTTAGCTATATCTGAAATGCCAAAAGGGATATTTACTGCTGATGATTATGAATTAAAAAATAATAGCATTCCATCTTGGACAGTAGAAACATTTGAAAATCAAAGAATCAAATATGGTTTGACTATATCTATTGGATTAATTATTGGACAAGATTCATTTTTAACATTGCCAAAATGGTATAGAAGTCGTGATTTATTAAATTTATGTCATATTTTAGTATGTACACGACCAGGTTATCCTAATATTCCATTTTGCAGTCAGACAAAATGGTTAGCGGATAGAATGACTAACAATCCATTAGACTTATTTAATAAACCAGCAGGACTCATTTATTATGCTACTACTACTAAATTAAAAATCTCTTCAAGTGAAATTCGTAATCGTTATTATATAGGTAAATCTTGTAAAAGTTTATTACCTGAATCCGTTAATCACTATATTCAATATACAAGATTATATCGTTAA
- the holA gene encoding DNA polymerase III subunit delta: protein MTIGRMINLTSEKLVYQLQNFLASFYILIGNDILLIEESKNLILKQSHSLKFYKHENIFLYESIDWNRLFHSINNLNLFTNRQSLIIHFGTQNIISSIDENLKKLISLSHNDLLCIFILHQKPSNHTWFKLLNSNNTTVLVNCNTPKKEKLYHWILNRAKNLNLSLDENACQLLSYYCENNLLAIVQILENLLLIYPDKKQFSTKHLKIVINDYSQFTHFKWVDAVLSGEENRASYILYHLKLSGIEPILLLRLIQKEILFLLKLKRYTINIPIHKLFYKYNIWYDRRLLLKNALDRLDIQQLKKSIQFMEIIELQYKNNENYFIWFHLHTLIILLSKR, encoded by the coding sequence ATGACGATAGGAAGAATGATTAACTTAACGTCAGAAAAACTTGTTTATCAATTACAGAATTTTTTGGCTTCATTTTATATCTTAATCGGCAACGATATTTTATTAATAGAAGAAAGTAAAAATCTTATATTAAAACAATCTCATTCATTAAAATTTTATAAACATGAAAATATATTTTTATATGAATCTATAGATTGGAATAGATTATTCCATTCTATTAATAATTTAAATTTATTTACTAATCGTCAATCATTAATCATACATTTTGGAACCCAAAATATAATTTCTTCTATAGATGAAAATTTAAAAAAGTTAATATCATTATCACATAATGATCTATTATGTATTTTTATACTTCACCAAAAACCTTCTAATCATACTTGGTTTAAATTATTAAATTCTAATAACACTACAGTATTGGTCAATTGTAATACACCAAAAAAAGAAAAATTATATCATTGGATATTAAATCGTGCAAAAAATTTAAATTTGTCCTTAGATGAAAACGCCTGTCAACTGTTATCTTACTATTGTGAAAATAATTTACTTGCTATAGTACAAATTTTAGAAAATTTACTATTAATTTATCCAGATAAAAAACAATTCTCTACGAAACATTTAAAAATAGTAATAAATGATTACTCACAGTTCACTCATTTTAAATGGGTTGACGCAGTTTTATCTGGAGAAGAGAATCGTGCTAGTTATATTCTATATCATCTAAAATTATCAGGTATTGAACCAATTCTTTTATTACGTTTAATTCAAAAAGAAATATTGTTCCTATTAAAATTAAAAAGATATACCATAAACATACCGATTCATAAATTATTCTATAAATACAATATATGGTATGATCGTCGTCTTTTATTAAAGAATGCACTAGATAGATTAGATATTCAACAATTAAAAAAATCTATTCAATTTATGGAAATAATAGAATTACAATATAAAAATAATGAGAACTATTTTATTTGGTTTCATTTACATACACTAATAATTCTCTTATCTAAGAGATAA
- a CDS encoding leucine--tRNA ligase, producing MQKNYNPKNIEEYVQKYWERNCTFKVVEDTNKEKYYCLPMMPYPSGQLHIGHVRNYTISDVISRYQRTLGKNVLQPMGWDAFGLPAEEAAIKNNTNPADWTIYNINYMKNQLKMLGFSYDWSREITTCHPNYYKWEQWLFIILYEKGLAYKKMSTVNWCSNDNTVLANEQVINGCCWRCNAPITRKELSQWFLKITDYAEQLYYDLDKLENWPEKVKMMQRNWIGRSEGIEIDFQIFNSAEILTIFTKDKDDLFNSSYILITWDHPFTLNIIKKNKNTKLINFINKCRDIPLYQIEKDNSLKREGIDTGLYVINPINGKKLPIWITNFIKIHHNLINSLIAVPNKRKTDLDFANKNNIFNINSDKYNKNIIPIDRLLDQGIIREKIIYSLKDWCISRQRYWGVPIPMFIFKDGKTLPLSFDKLPLILKEKKEYQNQCLSQKVKSIQLETDTFDTFIESSWYYIRYTCPTYNKGICNPFLANYWLPIDQYIGGIEHANMHLIYFRFFHKILRDIGLLSSDEPARRLLCQGMVLADAYYYINDTGKRIWISPTDINIVKDKNNKISKITDKTGRVLIHYGMCKMSKSKNNGINPQFFIEKYGSDTIRLFIMFAAPVESKLEWIESGIEGMSRFLKRIWKMVYEHLQFTPVSLEKNFTNLSNKNKKLRYALHKAIVKVTEDIDKKQSFNTAISTIMGLVNKFNNFQTKNDQDYLILQETLSTIVIMLSPFTPHICFILWKALGGRDNIDYVSWPIPDNKLIREQEENYLLIIQINGKLYDKFYIKMDMDKDVIYKLILQREKISNYIKNKKIINTIYIPRKIFNLVVSLNDDRKND from the coding sequence ATGCAAAAAAATTATAACCCAAAAAATATAGAAGAATATGTACAAAAGTATTGGGAAAGAAATTGTACTTTTAAAGTTGTAGAAGATACAAACAAAGAAAAATATTATTGTTTACCAATGATGCCTTATCCTTCAGGTCAATTACATATTGGACATGTAAGAAATTATACTATTAGTGATGTTATATCTCGATATCAACGTACATTAGGAAAAAACGTTTTACAACCTATGGGATGGGATGCCTTTGGATTACCTGCTGAAGAAGCAGCAATTAAAAATAATACAAATCCTGCAGATTGGACGATTTATAATATAAATTATATGAAAAATCAATTAAAAATGTTGGGATTTAGTTATGATTGGAGTCGAGAAATTACAACATGTCATCCAAATTATTATAAATGGGAACAATGGTTATTCATTATTTTATATGAAAAAGGTTTAGCATATAAAAAAATGTCTACAGTCAATTGGTGTTCTAATGATAACACTGTACTCGCCAATGAACAAGTGATAAATGGTTGTTGTTGGCGTTGTAATGCTCCAATAACAAGAAAAGAACTTTCTCAATGGTTTCTAAAAATCACAGATTATGCTGAACAATTATACTATGATTTAGATAAATTAGAAAATTGGCCTGAAAAAGTAAAAATGATGCAACGTAATTGGATTGGTCGATCAGAGGGAATAGAAATTGATTTTCAAATATTTAATAGTGCAGAAATTTTAACTATTTTTACAAAAGATAAAGATGATTTATTTAATAGTAGTTATATTTTAATTACATGGGATCATCCATTTACATTAAATATCATAAAAAAAAATAAAAATACTAAATTGATTAATTTTATTAATAAATGTAGAGATATTCCTCTTTATCAAATAGAAAAAGATAATTCTTTAAAAAGAGAAGGAATTGACACGGGATTATATGTAATCAACCCTATAAATGGAAAAAAATTACCAATATGGATTACTAATTTTATAAAAATTCATCATAATTTAATTAATAGTCTAATAGCTGTTCCTAATAAACGAAAAACTGATTTAGATTTTGCAAATAAAAATAATATTTTCAATATTAATTCCGATAAATATAATAAAAATATTATTCCTATAGATCGTCTTTTAGACCAAGGAATTATTAGAGAAAAAATAATTTATTCTTTAAAAGATTGGTGTATATCAAGACAAAGATATTGGGGAGTTCCTATCCCAATGTTTATATTCAAAGATGGTAAAACTTTACCTCTATCTTTTGATAAATTACCTCTCATTTTAAAAGAGAAAAAGGAATACCAAAATCAGTGTCTGTCACAAAAAGTAAAATCTATTCAACTAGAAACTGATACATTTGATACCTTTATAGAATCGTCTTGGTATTATATACGTTATACATGTCCTACTTATAATAAAGGAATATGCAATCCATTTTTAGCTAATTACTGGCTTCCAATAGATCAATATATTGGAGGAATTGAACATGCAAATATGCATTTAATATACTTTCGATTTTTTCATAAGATATTACGTGATATTGGATTATTAAGTTCAGATGAACCAGCAAGACGTCTATTATGTCAAGGTATGGTATTAGCTGATGCTTATTATTATATTAATGATACAGGTAAACGTATTTGGATTTCTCCTACCGATATAAATATTGTCAAAGATAAAAATAATAAAATTAGTAAAATAACAGATAAAACAGGTAGAGTTTTAATACATTATGGCATGTGTAAAATGTCGAAATCTAAAAATAATGGGATTAATCCTCAATTTTTTATAGAAAAATATGGTTCAGATACTATTCGTCTTTTTATAATGTTTGCTGCTCCTGTAGAATCAAAATTAGAGTGGATAGAATCCGGAATAGAGGGAATGAGTCGTTTTCTGAAACGTATATGGAAAATGGTATATGAACATCTTCAATTTACTCCTGTAAGCTTAGAGAAAAATTTCACTAATTTAAGTAATAAAAATAAAAAATTAAGATATGCTTTACATAAAGCTATTGTTAAAGTAACTGAAGATATTGATAAAAAACAATCTTTTAATACTGCTATTTCTACTATTATGGGATTAGTTAATAAATTTAATAATTTTCAAACAAAAAATGATCAAGATTATTTGATCTTACAAGAAACATTATCGACTATAGTAATAATGTTATCTCCATTTACTCCACATATTTGTTTTATTTTATGGAAAGCATTAGGTGGTAGAGATAATATTGATTATGTCTCATGGCCTATTCCAGATAATAAATTAATAAGAGAACAAGAGGAAAATTATTTATTAATTATTCAAATAAATGGGAAATTATATGACAAATTTTATATAAAAATGGATATGGATAAAGATGTTATTTATAAGTTAATTCTTCAAAGAGAAAAAATTAGTAATTATATTAAAAACAAAAAAATAATTAATACCATATATATTCCAAGAAAAATTTTTAATCTAGTAGTTAGTCTTAATGACGATAGGAAGAATGATTAA
- the ssb gene encoding single-stranded DNA-binding protein: protein MTNRGVNKVILIGNLGQDPEIRYMSNGNAVTNINLATSETWRDKQNDEIKEKTEWHRIVIFGKQAEIVNEYLKKGSQIYIEGSLQTRKWQDQNGQDRYITEVIVSSRGGMIQMLGNRPEKELLNSNNWINTKNTKINKISKESDDMNDSKKNIQKNHNEFPINFDDDIPF from the coding sequence ATGACAAATAGAGGTGTAAATAAAGTTATTTTAATAGGTAATTTAGGTCAAGATCCAGAAATACGTTATATGTCTAATGGAAATGCAGTAACTAATATAAATTTAGCTACTTCCGAAACATGGCGTGATAAACAAAATGATGAAATAAAAGAAAAAACTGAATGGCATCGAATAGTTATTTTTGGAAAACAAGCTGAAATAGTCAATGAATATTTAAAAAAAGGTTCTCAGATTTATATTGAAGGTTCTTTACAAACACGTAAATGGCAAGATCAAAATGGACAAGATAGATATATTACCGAAGTCATTGTAAGTAGTAGAGGTGGCATGATACAAATGTTAGGAAATCGTCCAGAAAAAGAATTGTTAAATTCTAATAATTGGATCAATACCAAAAATACTAAAATAAATAAAATTAGTAAAGAATCAGACGATATGAATGATTCTAAGAAAAATATTCAAAAAAATCACAATGAATTTCCAATTAATTTTGATGATGATATTCCATTTTAA